In Gammaproteobacteria bacterium, the sequence CTTGAACTTGCCGCCGCGAAAGGTAGCGAAGGGAACCGCATCTACGTCGACGTAGGCGTCGATCAAAGTGGCGCTGTCGCCGGCGAAATCCGGCATCAGCTTGAAGGAAACAAACTCGCCGACGGTGCCCTCCAGAGTTGAACGCGCGCGGCGCACCTGGAAGGTATCGATGGCCCGTTTCTTCGTCATCGGCGTAAATACGGGTGTCGCCTTGCACCAGCGCCTTGAGTTTGAGCGTGAAGGCGCCATCGCCGGACTCGATCACAAAGCCGCTTTCATCGGCCGACGCGGTTGTGTCCTCTTCCAGTGCGTCAGCTTCTTCTTCTTCCCTGATCTCAAGCTGGCGCTCGAGAATTCGGACTTTCTGATCCAGCTCGTAGAACGCTTCCTCAGTCGCGGGCGCCGCGTTCGAGGTACTGTGCATTAGCGCGAGACCAATAGTAAATATTGTCGATAGATTTAGTGTATTTTCAGGCATGTTTGCAAATCCTTTGTGTCCACGCGCCTGCGCGTCCGGAAGGCCGGTCAGCGTCGCGCCAGAATGGTCTTAAGGGTTAAATGCTTTCCAGTTGACTGGTCAAGTTGGAATAATTGCTATTGGCGACTGGGCGTATCCCGTGGCGGATCGAAACGGACTTTTTCCTTGCGCTCAATCTGCACGATGCGTCCGGCGTGTATGATAATTTCTACCGCGCCATATCGAATGCCTTCGAGCGCCCGCAAAATACGATCCGTCGCGGACTCACAAGTCGCCGTATTCGCGTCGGGCATGTCGTGTCGCTCTGGCATATGTAGGATCTGCTTGGCTTCGGATCAGGTTCGCGGATACTAGCCCGGCATTCCGCCAAAGTGAAATAACATTTTGTTCACCGGATATATAGAAAATAGAATATGAGATTATAGGGCTTAGTTAAAGCGTCTTTTTGTATTAGCATCGCGCTTACCCACGCAAACCCGTCTGCCATGACCCATTATTTTTATGACTAATGATGATTCGATGACGCCGATCCGCGTCGCGATCAGTGGCGCCGGGGGCCGCATGGGCCGCACCTTGATCGAAGCCTGTCAGGCGCACGAGGGTGTGGATCTCACCGCTGCGGTCGAGCATCCGGACAGCACGTTGATCGGCGCGGACGCCGGCGAGATTGCCGGTGTCGGCAAACTGGATGTGGCTATTCAGCCCGGCCTCGATCGCGTGCTCGCGGATTTCGATGTGCTCATCGACTTCACTCGGCCGGCCGCGACGCTTGAACATCTGGCGGTCTGCAAGACTCACGGCAAGCGCATGGTCATCGGCACCACCGGTTTCAGCGCGCAGCAGCGCGCGCGGATCGAAGCGGCGGCGGCGGACATCGCCATCATGCTCGCGCCCAACATGAGCGCCGGGGTAAATCTATGTCTTAAACTGCTGGACACCGCCGCGCGGGTGCTGGGTAATTCGGTCGATATCGAGATCGTTGAGGCGCACCATCGCTACAAGACTGATGCGCCGTCGGGCACCGCATTGCGCATGGGCGAAGTAGTGGCGCAGGCGTTGGGCCGTGACCTGTCCGAATGCGCGGTGTACGGCCGGCAAGGCCAGACCGGCAAGCGCGATCGCAACACGATCGG encodes:
- the dapB gene encoding 4-hydroxy-tetrahydrodipicolinate reductase produces the protein MTPIRVAISGAGGRMGRTLIEACQAHEGVDLTAAVEHPDSTLIGADAGEIAGVGKLDVAIQPGLDRVLADFDVLIDFTRPAATLEHLAVCKTHGKRMVIGTTGFSAQQRARIEAAAADIAIMLAPNMSAGVNLCLKLLDTAARVLGNSVDIEIVEAHHRYKTDAPSGTALRMGEVVAQALGRDLSECAVYGRQGQTGKRDRNTIGFETIRAGDIVGEHTVMFAGLGERVEITHKASSRLTFANGAVRAAVWIAGQEHGLFDMQDVLGLR
- a CDS encoding YezD family protein, which gives rise to MPDANTATCESATDRILRALEGIRYGAVEIIIHAGRIVQIERKEKVRFDPPRDTPSRQ